The following are from one region of the Endozoicomonas sp. 4G genome:
- the ispH gene encoding 4-hydroxy-3-methylbut-2-enyl diphosphate reductase: protein MKIRLANPRGFCAGVDRAIDIVNRALDVFEPPIYVRHEVVHNKFVVENLKNRGAIFVEELHQIPDDSIVIFSAHGVSKAVEAEAGRRGLKVFDASCPLVKKVHMEVVRYSRDGMECILIGHDGHPEVEGTMGQYDESGGGKMYLVETEDDVQKLEVKDPEHLAYVTQTTLSMDDTAKVIDALRTRFPDIKGPRKDDICYATQNRQDAVRALASECDAVFVVGSVNSSNSNRLRELAERTGASAYLVDGADDIQPGWLEGKQSLGITAGASAPEVLVKGVINRLIELGAQAPEELEGKEENIVFTMPKELRIVEA from the coding sequence ATGAAAATCAGGCTGGCAAATCCCCGGGGATTCTGTGCAGGTGTTGACCGGGCTATTGACATTGTAAACCGGGCTCTGGATGTTTTTGAGCCTCCTATCTACGTGCGTCACGAAGTCGTTCACAACAAGTTTGTGGTAGAAAATCTCAAAAATCGTGGTGCCATTTTTGTCGAGGAGCTTCATCAGATACCGGATGATTCTATTGTTATTTTCAGTGCACATGGTGTCTCGAAAGCGGTCGAAGCAGAGGCTGGGCGTCGAGGTCTGAAAGTTTTTGATGCTTCCTGTCCGCTGGTCAAAAAAGTCCATATGGAAGTCGTGCGTTACTCCCGTGATGGTATGGAGTGTATTCTCATTGGTCACGATGGTCATCCCGAAGTGGAGGGTACCATGGGTCAGTACGACGAGTCCGGAGGCGGGAAGATGTACCTCGTTGAAACAGAAGACGACGTTCAGAAACTGGAAGTGAAAGATCCGGAACATCTTGCTTACGTCACTCAGACGACGCTGTCCATGGATGATACTGCCAAAGTCATTGATGCCCTGAGAACCCGGTTTCCTGACATTAAAGGACCGCGGAAGGACGATATCTGCTACGCCACTCAAAATCGTCAGGATGCCGTGAGGGCTCTGGCCTCTGAATGCGATGCGGTCTTTGTGGTGGGTTCTGTGAACAGCTCCAACTCCAATCGCCTTCGGGAATTGGCAGAAAGAACAGGGGCTTCAGCCTACCTTGTTGACGGGGCCGATGATATACAACCCGGGTGGTTGGAAGGCAAACAAAGCCTGGGTATTACTGCAGGGGCTTCAGCCCCCGAAGTATTGGTGAAAGGTGTTATCAATCGATTGATTGAACTGGGCGCCCAGGCACCTGAAGAGCTGGAAGGTAA
- a CDS encoding peptidylprolyl isomerase — MSDVVVGPGRQVTLHFALKLEDGQVVDSNFDGQPATFVVGDGNLPRGFEQAIYGLSEGDQGSFRVPPAGAFGMPNPDNIREFARDSFSGDMVLQEGLVISFADAANSELAGVIIGLTDSHVEVDFNHPLAGKELLFEVKVLNITQAAQTSDLHTSDLHTSDKGTQA; from the coding sequence ATGTCTGATGTTGTCGTAGGACCTGGAAGGCAGGTAACGCTGCACTTCGCCCTGAAACTGGAAGATGGGCAAGTGGTGGACAGTAATTTTGATGGCCAGCCTGCCACCTTTGTCGTGGGGGATGGTAACCTGCCCCGGGGCTTTGAACAGGCTATTTATGGCTTGTCTGAGGGTGACCAGGGCAGTTTCAGAGTTCCTCCCGCCGGTGCTTTTGGCATGCCCAACCCTGATAATATCAGGGAGTTTGCCAGAGACAGCTTCTCGGGTGATATGGTGTTGCAGGAAGGTTTAGTCATTTCTTTTGCCGATGCCGCCAATTCCGAGCTGGCTGGCGTCATTATTGGTCTGACCGACAGCCACGTTGAAGTGGACTTCAATCACCCACTGGCAGGTAAAGAACTGTTGTTTGAAGTGAAAGTTCTGAATATCACTCAGGCCGCTCAGACATCAGACCTTCATACATCAGACCTTCATACATCAGACAAGGGTACACAGGCATGA
- the lspA gene encoding signal peptidase II, producing the protein MRKKSWGMLHWLWVSGVVLILDQVVKHRIVDSLYLYEQVPVIPSFFSLTLAYNTGAAFSFLSDQGGWQRWFFVGVASVVSLMLVVWLSRMKKGESWEACAMALILGGALGNLYDRVTNGYVVDFLLVYYEGWYFPSFNLADVAITIGAAMLILDIFRSRPTSQN; encoded by the coding sequence ATGAGAAAAAAATCCTGGGGAATGCTCCACTGGTTGTGGGTTAGCGGAGTGGTTCTGATTCTGGATCAGGTGGTCAAGCACCGCATAGTAGACAGCTTATATCTCTACGAGCAAGTGCCTGTCATTCCATCCTTTTTCTCCCTGACTCTGGCCTATAATACCGGTGCTGCTTTCAGTTTTCTAAGTGATCAGGGCGGTTGGCAACGGTGGTTTTTTGTGGGTGTGGCATCTGTCGTTAGTCTGATGCTGGTTGTCTGGCTTTCCCGGATGAAGAAAGGGGAAAGTTGGGAGGCGTGCGCAATGGCCCTGATACTGGGAGGCGCACTGGGTAATCTTTATGACCGGGTGACCAATGGCTACGTTGTGGATTTCCTGCTGGTGTATTACGAGGGTTGGTATTTTCCATCCTTCAATCTGGCGGATGTAGCCATCACCATCGGTGCAGCGATGTTAATTCTGGATATCTTCCGGTCGCGACCGACCAGCCAGAACTGA
- the ileS gene encoding isoleucine--tRNA ligase: protein MTDYKPTLNLPETDFPMRGNLAKREPEMLKRWYDEALYEEIRKVSEGRDKFILHDGPPYANGDIHIGHSVNKIIKDMIIKSKTLSGFDAPYVPGWDCHGLPIEHKVEGMLGKAGDKVDFKTFRAKCREYAAKQVDGQREDFKRMGILGTWDQPYLTMDYQTEADIIRALGKIADNGHLVKGYKPVYWSVVGGSALAEAEVEYQEKTSIQIDVRYAALDEADLLSAFDFYSEGEEHSEGKEQGEGEVAIVIWTTTPWTLPSSQAVTLGAELGYALVQCQVNDQPARLILGEQLVESAMQRYGIEDYTIIARSLGTRLEGKKVAHPFYQREIPLILGNHVTTDAGTGCVHTAPDHGVDDFNVGKEYGIGTLNYLDDAGIYRSHVERFAGEHVYKVDPKVVAAVEEKGRLLAQAKMVHSYPHCWRTKTPLIFRATPQWFISMEKEGLLNTAMKSLDNVRFTPDWGRSRMESMLGQSPDWCISRQRTWGVPIALFIHKETEELHPETSALIEKVALKVEQEGMDAWFDLQPADLLSAEDAEHYVKVTDTLDVWFDSGVTHYSVLGRREGLRSPADIYVEGSDQHRGWFQSSLKTGIATKGEPPYKQLLTHGFAVDANGRKMSKSLGNVIAPQKVFKSLGADILRLWVSATDYTAEMTVSDEILKRTADSYRRIRNTARFLLSNLNGFNPDTDCVAWEDMLSLDRWAVDRAMRLQEEVIAAYDSYNFLNVYQKVHNFCSLDLGGFYLDIIKDRQYTTQSDSLARRSCQTAMFHIVEAFVRWIAPVTSFTADEIWQFIPGQRSQSVLLETWYEGLKSLEGDELGVDYWNSVMTVKHAVNKALEDARKASVIGGGLEAEVTLHANDELLEMLGRLGDELRFVLITSKAELKPLSEAVNAVDTGVEGLKVAVRKSGHEKCDRCWHRREDVGTIEAHTTLCGRCVENVDGEGEVRKFA, encoded by the coding sequence ATGACCGACTATAAGCCTACATTGAACTTGCCGGAGACTGATTTCCCAATGCGTGGAAATCTGGCAAAGCGTGAGCCTGAAATGCTCAAGCGCTGGTATGACGAAGCGCTCTACGAAGAGATTCGCAAAGTATCTGAAGGTCGTGACAAGTTCATTCTGCACGATGGCCCTCCTTATGCCAATGGTGATATTCATATCGGTCATTCGGTCAATAAAATCATCAAGGACATGATCATCAAGTCCAAAACCCTGAGTGGTTTTGACGCTCCCTATGTGCCGGGCTGGGACTGCCACGGCCTGCCGATTGAGCACAAAGTAGAAGGCATGTTGGGCAAGGCGGGTGACAAGGTTGATTTTAAAACCTTCCGTGCCAAGTGCCGTGAATACGCTGCCAAGCAAGTGGATGGTCAGCGTGAAGACTTCAAACGCATGGGTATTCTGGGTACCTGGGATCAGCCTTACCTGACCATGGATTACCAGACCGAAGCCGACATTATCCGCGCGCTGGGTAAAATAGCGGACAATGGTCATCTGGTGAAAGGTTATAAGCCTGTTTACTGGAGTGTGGTCGGGGGCTCTGCACTGGCCGAGGCGGAAGTAGAATACCAGGAAAAAACGTCTATCCAGATTGATGTGCGCTATGCTGCCCTGGACGAAGCGGATCTGCTGTCAGCTTTTGACTTTTACAGTGAAGGTGAAGAGCACAGTGAAGGTAAAGAGCAGGGTGAAGGTGAAGTCGCCATTGTTATCTGGACCACAACGCCATGGACTCTGCCATCCTCTCAGGCGGTGACACTGGGGGCAGAACTGGGTTACGCGCTGGTTCAGTGCCAGGTTAACGATCAGCCTGCACGACTGATTCTGGGTGAACAGTTGGTTGAGTCGGCCATGCAACGTTATGGCATTGAAGATTACACCATCATTGCCCGCAGTCTGGGCACCCGGCTGGAAGGCAAGAAAGTCGCCCATCCATTCTACCAGCGTGAAATCCCGCTGATCCTGGGTAATCATGTCACCACCGACGCCGGTACCGGCTGTGTCCATACTGCACCGGACCATGGTGTGGATGACTTTAATGTCGGCAAAGAGTACGGCATTGGCACACTGAATTATCTGGATGATGCCGGGATTTATCGCAGCCATGTTGAACGGTTTGCCGGTGAGCACGTTTACAAGGTCGATCCAAAAGTGGTCGCAGCGGTAGAGGAGAAAGGTCGTCTATTAGCTCAGGCCAAAATGGTGCACAGTTACCCACACTGCTGGAGAACCAAAACCCCCCTGATTTTCCGGGCAACCCCGCAGTGGTTTATCAGCATGGAAAAAGAAGGCCTGCTGAACACCGCTATGAAGTCGCTGGATAATGTCAGGTTTACTCCGGACTGGGGGCGAAGTCGTATGGAGTCCATGCTGGGCCAGAGCCCTGACTGGTGTATCTCCCGACAGCGTACCTGGGGCGTGCCCATTGCTCTGTTTATTCACAAGGAAACCGAAGAGCTGCACCCTGAGACTTCTGCCCTGATTGAAAAAGTGGCTCTGAAAGTCGAGCAGGAAGGGATGGACGCCTGGTTTGATCTACAGCCAGCTGACCTGTTAAGCGCGGAAGATGCTGAACACTACGTGAAGGTGACAGACACCCTGGACGTCTGGTTTGACTCCGGTGTCACCCACTACTCGGTACTGGGTCGTCGCGAAGGTCTGCGTTCACCGGCGGATATTTATGTCGAAGGTTCTGACCAGCACCGTGGCTGGTTCCAGTCTTCCCTGAAGACCGGTATTGCGACCAAAGGTGAGCCTCCTTACAAGCAGCTCCTGACCCATGGTTTCGCGGTAGATGCCAATGGTCGTAAGATGTCTAAATCTTTGGGTAATGTCATTGCTCCTCAGAAAGTATTTAAATCTCTGGGGGCGGATATTTTGCGTCTCTGGGTGTCAGCAACCGACTACACCGCAGAAATGACCGTGTCTGATGAAATCCTCAAGCGCACGGCAGACAGCTATCGTCGTATTCGTAACACCGCTCGTTTCCTGCTGTCTAACTTGAACGGCTTTAACCCTGACACCGACTGTGTGGCCTGGGAGGATATGCTGTCTCTGGATCGCTGGGCAGTGGATCGTGCCATGAGATTGCAGGAAGAAGTCATCGCCGCTTATGACAGCTACAACTTCCTGAACGTTTACCAGAAAGTCCATAATTTCTGCTCTCTGGATCTGGGCGGTTTCTATCTGGACATCATCAAGGATCGTCAATATACGACCCAGTCAGATAGCCTGGCTCGTCGCAGCTGTCAGACCGCTATGTTCCATATTGTTGAAGCCTTTGTCCGCTGGATTGCTCCTGTCACCAGCTTTACTGCCGATGAGATCTGGCAGTTTATCCCCGGCCAGCGCAGTCAGTCTGTTTTGCTGGAAACCTGGTATGAGGGCCTGAAAAGCCTGGAAGGTGATGAGTTGGGTGTTGATTACTGGAACTCCGTTATGACCGTCAAACACGCCGTCAACAAGGCGCTTGAAGATGCTCGTAAGGCGAGTGTGATCGGTGGCGGACTTGAAGCAGAAGTAACCTTGCATGCTAATGACGAACTACTGGAAATGCTGGGCAGGCTGGGCGATGAGCTGCGCTTTGTTTTGATTACTTCCAAGGCAGAACTGAAGCCTTTGTCGGAAGCTGTGAATGCGGTTGATACCGGTGTTGAAGGTCTGAAGGTGGCCGTTCGCAAGTCAGGGCATGAGAAGTGCGATCGTTGCTGGCACCGTCGTGAAGACGTTGGCACTATCGAAGCCCACACGACACTCTGCGGGCGTTGTGTTGAAAATGTTGATGGTGAAGGTGAAGTCAGGAAGTTTGCCTGA
- the ribF gene encoding bifunctional riboflavin kinase/FAD synthetase — protein sequence MQLIRGMHNIRPEHRACVATIGNFDGVHLGHRTILETLRQQAFELGVRVCVITFEPQPREYFQGDQAPPRLSSLREKLILLQEAGVDQVLCLPFNRKLQNLTPDDFVMKVLVDGLDIRYLIVGDDFRYGLNRQGNFAHLRKMGDQFGFEVCDTRTVSMDMDRISSTRIREQLANVGLEAAEKLSGRPFTMLGRVIKGQQLGRQLGFPTANIRTCRRTLPIQGVFAVRVWLDGRSHEAVANLGVRPTVSAARAMLEVHLLDYQGDLYGHTLRVEFLKKLRSEKKFESLGALKAAIAEDVEAARSFFHQ from the coding sequence ATGCAGCTGATTCGCGGAATGCACAATATCAGACCGGAGCATCGCGCTTGTGTTGCGACTATAGGTAACTTTGATGGCGTTCATCTTGGTCACCGCACTATCCTGGAAACACTGCGACAACAAGCCTTTGAGTTGGGTGTCAGGGTCTGTGTGATCACTTTTGAACCCCAGCCCCGGGAATATTTTCAGGGCGATCAGGCGCCACCGAGGCTTTCCAGTCTGAGAGAAAAGTTGATTCTTTTGCAGGAAGCAGGCGTTGATCAGGTGTTGTGCCTGCCCTTTAATCGGAAACTGCAAAACCTGACACCGGATGATTTTGTTATGAAGGTGTTGGTAGATGGGCTGGATATACGCTATCTGATAGTGGGAGATGATTTCCGTTACGGACTGAACCGGCAGGGAAATTTTGCGCACCTGAGAAAGATGGGCGATCAGTTCGGGTTCGAGGTGTGCGATACCCGAACCGTATCCATGGATATGGATCGTATCAGCAGTACCCGGATTCGAGAGCAGTTGGCGAATGTGGGCCTGGAAGCAGCAGAGAAACTATCAGGACGGCCTTTCACCATGTTAGGGCGTGTTATTAAGGGCCAGCAACTGGGCCGGCAGTTGGGCTTTCCAACGGCCAATATACGTACCTGTCGACGGACGTTGCCCATACAGGGCGTGTTTGCAGTCAGAGTGTGGCTTGATGGTCGAAGTCATGAGGCGGTCGCTAACCTGGGTGTCAGGCCCACCGTGAGTGCTGCCCGTGCCATGCTGGAGGTGCACCTTCTGGACTATCAGGGTGACCTGTATGGCCATACTCTGCGGGTTGAGTTTCTGAAAAAGCTCCGCAGTGAAAAAAAATTTGAATCGCTGGGTGCCCTCAAGGCTGCGATTGCTGAGGATGTAGAGGCAGCAAGAAGCTTCTTTCATCAATAA
- the murJ gene encoding murein biosynthesis integral membrane protein MurJ, producing MSTENPSQSTQKSAPESQSPSLLRSSLVVGIMTMLSRVLGLARDVVIAGYFGSTASADAFFVAFKIPNFLRRLFAEGAFSQAFVPVLSEYRSKRSFDEVRYLLSRVSGTLAGLLLLVTLICMLASPLLIRLFAPGFTDYPEKLLLAGEMLRITFPYLLLISLTALAGSILNSYNRFAVPAFTPVLLNLSLIGSTVFLSQWFAEPVMALAWGVVIAGVSQLLLQIPFLLQIRLLPVPRWGHQHEGVRRIMKLMVPALFGVSVSQINLLLDTVLASFLETGSVSWLYYSDRLSELPLGVFGIAIATVILPSLSRKHAEDAGDQFSRTLDWAIRLVLLIGVPAGIALFILSEPLLATLFDYGEMQNRDVIMAGMSLRAYSLGLIAFMLIKVLAPGYFARQDTKTPVKIAIIAMVANMGFNLMLVFWLKHAGLALATTLSAFLNAGLLFWGLKRSGVFVPQSGWWLFCVRLIFANLAMALLLLWMADDALWWLDATLWQRVFEMTKVVSAGLAVYSVALLIGGVRPAHFRH from the coding sequence ATGTCCACAGAGAACCCATCACAGAGCACCCAGAAGAGTGCGCCAGAGAGTCAGTCGCCCAGTTTGCTGAGATCAAGCCTGGTTGTGGGTATTATGACCATGCTTTCGCGGGTTCTGGGGTTGGCCCGGGATGTGGTTATTGCTGGGTACTTTGGTTCCACAGCTTCGGCGGATGCGTTCTTTGTCGCCTTCAAGATTCCAAATTTTCTTCGTCGGCTGTTTGCTGAGGGGGCTTTTTCCCAGGCGTTTGTACCCGTGTTGTCAGAGTATCGAAGCAAGCGCAGCTTTGATGAAGTGCGCTATTTGCTCAGTCGGGTCAGTGGTACCCTGGCGGGTTTGTTGCTGCTGGTGACGCTGATCTGTATGTTGGCTTCTCCCCTGTTAATTCGCCTGTTTGCTCCGGGTTTCACGGACTATCCTGAAAAACTGTTGCTGGCAGGAGAGATGTTGAGGATTACCTTTCCCTACCTGTTGCTGATATCGCTGACGGCGCTGGCAGGCTCCATTCTGAATAGTTACAACCGGTTTGCGGTGCCCGCCTTTACCCCGGTTCTGCTGAATCTCAGTCTGATAGGTTCCACTGTATTCCTGTCACAATGGTTTGCTGAGCCGGTCATGGCTCTGGCTTGGGGAGTGGTGATTGCCGGTGTTTCGCAGTTGTTACTGCAAATTCCTTTCTTATTGCAAATTCGTCTGTTGCCTGTGCCTCGATGGGGGCATCAGCATGAAGGTGTGAGACGAATCATGAAACTGATGGTTCCGGCGTTGTTCGGGGTTTCTGTGAGTCAGATCAATTTGCTGCTGGATACCGTGCTGGCATCTTTTCTGGAAACCGGAAGTGTTTCCTGGTTGTATTACTCTGACCGTTTGTCAGAGCTGCCGCTGGGTGTTTTTGGCATCGCCATTGCCACAGTGATTCTTCCCAGCCTCTCTCGTAAACATGCCGAAGACGCCGGAGACCAGTTTTCCAGAACCCTGGACTGGGCGATTCGTTTGGTGTTGTTGATTGGTGTTCCAGCGGGCATTGCGCTGTTTATTCTGTCAGAGCCTCTGCTGGCAACGCTATTTGATTATGGAGAGATGCAGAACCGGGATGTGATCATGGCAGGTATGAGTCTGAGGGCTTATTCTCTGGGTCTGATCGCCTTTATGCTGATTAAAGTGCTGGCGCCTGGCTACTTTGCCCGTCAGGACACTAAGACTCCGGTCAAGATCGCCATTATCGCGATGGTGGCCAACATGGGGTTTAACCTGATGCTGGTTTTTTGGCTTAAACATGCGGGTCTGGCTCTGGCCACTACCCTGTCAGCCTTTTTAAATGCCGGGTTATTATTCTGGGGCTTGAAGCGTTCTGGAGTATTTGTACCTCAGTCAGGTTGGTGGCTGTTTTGCGTGCGTTTAATCTTTGCCAATCTTGCGATGGCGCTGTTATTGCTCTGGATGGCGGATGATGCTCTCTGGTGGCTGGATGCAACGCTCTGGCAGAGAGTTTTTGAAATGACGAAAGTGGTCAGTGCCGGGCTTGCTGTTTATAGCGTGGCACTCTTGATCGGCGGGGTGCGTCCTGCCCACTTCAGGCATTAA
- the rpsT gene encoding 30S ribosomal protein S20, which yields MANSPSAKKRARQAEKRRSHNASLRSMVRTSIKKVVRAIEAKDADLAKTEYTAAVPVIDRMADKGIIHKNKAARHKSRLNAQIKALSA from the coding sequence ATGGCTAACTCTCCATCCGCCAAGAAGCGCGCACGTCAGGCTGAAAAGCGTCGTAGTCACAATGCTTCCCTGCGTTCCATGGTTCGTACTTCCATCAAGAAAGTTGTTCGCGCCATCGAAGCTAAAGACGCTGACCTGGCTAAAACGGAATACACTGCGGCTGTGCCCGTGATCGACCGCATGGCCGACAAAGGCATCATCCACAAAAACAAGGCTGCTCGTCACAAGAGCCGTCTGAATGCACAGATCAAAGCTCTGAGCGCATAA
- the proB gene encoding glutamate 5-kinase, whose protein sequence is MSERNRLKTARRWVVKIGSALLTDEGRGLAVDQIDGWVDQLCELRRQGIELVLVSSGAVAAGMEKLGKKQRPTALNELQAAAAVGQTRLVQTWERSFQRHGIQPAQVLLTHPDHSNRQRYLNARSALRTLLDMGVVPVVNENDTVVTDEIRFGDNDTLGALVANLVEADVLVILTDQNGLYTADPRKDPAARLMTEARALDSVLDAMAGGGSGRLGRGGMQTKLRAARQAAASGAATVIVGGKIENVIRRLVEQEALGTLLTPDHGRLAARKQWLQGHMQTSGRLVLDSGAVNVLKNQGKSLLAVGVKAVEGSFLRGEMVACVDESGHEVARGLINYGSDDARKIIGKPSHKIGELLGYSGEPELLHRDNMVLAGH, encoded by the coding sequence ATGAGTGAGCGCAACAGGCTGAAAACAGCCCGGCGCTGGGTGGTCAAAATAGGTAGCGCGCTGTTAACGGATGAAGGGCGTGGTCTGGCGGTTGATCAGATTGATGGCTGGGTTGATCAGTTGTGCGAACTGCGCAGGCAGGGTATTGAGCTGGTTTTGGTGTCGTCCGGAGCGGTAGCGGCGGGTATGGAAAAGCTTGGGAAAAAGCAGCGACCCACCGCTTTGAATGAGCTTCAGGCGGCAGCTGCCGTAGGGCAGACGCGACTGGTTCAAACCTGGGAGAGAAGCTTTCAGAGGCATGGTATTCAACCTGCCCAGGTGTTGCTGACCCATCCCGACCACAGTAATCGCCAACGCTACCTGAATGCCCGCAGTGCCTTGAGAACCTTGCTCGACATGGGGGTGGTGCCCGTCGTCAACGAGAACGATACGGTTGTGACCGATGAAATTCGATTTGGTGATAACGATACCCTCGGTGCGCTCGTGGCTAATCTGGTGGAGGCCGATGTTTTAGTGATTCTGACGGATCAGAATGGCTTGTATACCGCAGACCCTCGTAAAGACCCTGCTGCGAGATTGATGACTGAGGCCAGGGCGCTGGATTCGGTCCTGGATGCTATGGCGGGTGGCGGCAGTGGTCGCCTGGGGCGTGGTGGCATGCAAACCAAGCTTCGGGCAGCTCGCCAGGCTGCGGCTTCCGGTGCGGCTACGGTGATCGTGGGTGGCAAGATTGAGAATGTTATCCGTCGCCTTGTTGAGCAGGAGGCTTTAGGAACGTTGCTCACGCCGGATCATGGGCGATTGGCGGCACGCAAGCAGTGGCTACAGGGGCATATGCAGACGTCAGGCAGGCTGGTGTTGGATTCAGGGGCGGTGAATGTGCTCAAAAATCAGGGCAAAAGTCTTCTTGCTGTTGGGGTCAAGGCTGTAGAGGGGAGCTTTCTGCGGGGAGAAATGGTGGCCTGTGTCGATGAGTCTGGTCACGAAGTGGCTCGTGGTTTGATTAACTATGGATCTGATGATGCCCGCAAGATCATCGGCAAACCCAGTCACAAGATTGGTGAGCTGTTGGGTTATTCCGGTGAGCCTGAGCTTTTGCATCGAGACAATATGGTGCTTGCCGGTCATTGA
- the cgtA gene encoding Obg family GTPase CgtA, with amino-acid sequence MKFVDEATIKVQAGKGGNGCLSFRREKYVAKGGPDGGDGGDGGSIYVVAENDLNTLVDYRYQRSYQAESGEPGRGRNCSGAKGQDLELPVPVGTTIVDDETEEVIGDLTHVGQKLQVAQGGWHGLGNTRFKSSVNRAPRQTTKGSLGEERSLRLELKVIADVGLLGMPNAGKSTFIRSVSHAKPKVADYPFTTLVPNLGVVSVEKHRSFVIADIPGLIEGAAEGAGLGIRFLKHLSRCRVLLHLVDVAPFDESDPVQVARAIVDELQRFSPALAERERWLVMNKLDLLPEDQQQEVCDRVVAELGWEGPVYKISAISSQGTEKLAQDLMTYIEERNLQESEDAEMAAQEAEARQKLEEEARGRMRELAEERKQQRLARKAEKAARDDDDHDDDDDIEVFYAP; translated from the coding sequence ATGAAGTTTGTCGATGAAGCCACCATTAAGGTTCAGGCTGGCAAAGGTGGCAATGGCTGCCTGAGTTTCAGACGTGAAAAGTACGTTGCCAAGGGCGGCCCTGACGGTGGCGATGGTGGTGACGGTGGCAGCATCTACGTGGTTGCTGAGAACGACCTGAACACATTGGTGGATTATCGCTATCAGCGCAGCTATCAGGCGGAAAGTGGTGAGCCGGGTCGTGGTCGCAATTGCTCCGGTGCCAAGGGGCAGGACCTGGAATTGCCGGTGCCTGTGGGCACTACGATTGTCGATGATGAAACAGAAGAGGTTATTGGTGACCTGACTCACGTGGGTCAAAAGTTGCAGGTAGCCCAGGGTGGTTGGCACGGTCTGGGTAATACGCGCTTTAAATCCAGCGTTAACCGTGCTCCGAGGCAGACTACCAAAGGTTCTCTGGGCGAAGAGCGTTCCCTCAGGCTGGAACTTAAGGTGATTGCCGATGTCGGTCTCCTGGGTATGCCTAATGCCGGTAAGTCCACCTTTATCCGCTCAGTCTCACATGCCAAGCCGAAAGTGGCAGACTATCCCTTTACCACGCTGGTTCCTAACCTGGGTGTGGTAAGTGTGGAAAAACATCGCAGTTTTGTCATTGCTGATATTCCCGGTCTGATTGAGGGCGCCGCCGAAGGTGCAGGTCTGGGGATTCGATTCCTCAAACACCTTTCACGTTGCCGTGTACTCCTGCATTTGGTCGATGTGGCACCGTTCGATGAGAGCGATCCTGTGCAGGTTGCCAGGGCTATTGTGGATGAGTTGCAGCGTTTTAGTCCGGCTCTGGCTGAGCGTGAGCGTTGGCTGGTGATGAATAAGCTCGATCTGTTGCCGGAAGATCAGCAGCAGGAGGTCTGTGATCGGGTGGTGGCAGAGCTGGGCTGGGAAGGGCCTGTCTACAAGATTTCTGCCATCTCTTCCCAGGGCACAGAAAAGCTGGCTCAGGATCTGATGACTTACATTGAAGAGCGTAATCTTCAGGAAAGTGAAGATGCTGAAATGGCTGCCCAGGAAGCAGAGGCTCGTCAGAAGCTGGAAGAAGAAGCCCGGGGTCGTATGCGCGAACTGGCAGAAGAGAGAAAGCAGCAGCGTCTGGCCAGAAAGGCTGAAAAAGCGGCTCGAGACGATGATGATCACGACGATGATGATGATATTGAGGTGTTCTACGCACCTTAA
- the rpmA gene encoding 50S ribosomal protein L27 — protein sequence MAHKKAGGSTRNGRDSESKRLGVKRFGGQVVTAGNILVRQRGTRFHAGENVGIGKDHTLFAKADGKVVFEVKGPQKRKYVRIEAA from the coding sequence ATGGCTCACAAAAAAGCTGGTGGTTCTACTCGTAACGGTCGCGATTCAGAAAGTAAACGCCTTGGCGTTAAGCGTTTCGGTGGTCAGGTAGTGACTGCAGGTAATATCCTGGTTCGTCAACGTGGTACCCGATTCCATGCGGGTGAAAACGTCGGTATTGGCAAAGATCACACTCTGTTCGCCAAGGCTGATGGCAAGGTTGTTTTTGAGGTTAAAGGTCCTCAGAAGCGTAAGTACGTTCGCATCGAAGCTGCGTAA
- the rplU gene encoding 50S ribosomal protein L21 has protein sequence MYAVIKTGGKQYRVAEGETLKVEKLDVAAGENLDISDVLLIADGEEVKIGAPVVEGAKVTAEVVAHGRGPKIKIIKFKRRKHHRKQMGHRQWFTELKITSIAG, from the coding sequence ATGTACGCAGTTATCAAAACTGGCGGCAAGCAGTACCGTGTTGCTGAAGGCGAAACCCTGAAGGTTGAAAAACTGGACGTAGCGGCAGGTGAGAACCTGGACATCAGCGACGTTCTGCTGATCGCTGACGGTGAAGAAGTCAAAATCGGCGCTCCTGTTGTTGAAGGTGCCAAGGTTACTGCTGAAGTTGTAGCTCACGGTCGTGGTCCAAAGATCAAGATCATCAAGTTCAAGCGTCGTAAGCACCACCGCAAGCAGATGGGCCACCGTCAGTGGTTCACTGAGCTGAAAATTACCAGCATTGCTGGCTAA